The proteins below come from a single Aegilops tauschii subsp. strangulata cultivar AL8/78 chromosome 6, Aet v6.0, whole genome shotgun sequence genomic window:
- the LOC109747654 gene encoding uncharacterized protein, which translates to MQARVVVFPIRGRAWCFARPRPVLPATSASASAAGSGALPPPPTLKDLWLGVSAGGRTAPENAEAVADFVADKMNRAWIGFGSAPEGSVKRRIHSFGLKLLSRVRPSETLLKSLTKDVSMLEIVHPASINPRLVRRRLRHIAVRGAAIHKKYLYGSICMLPVTSVFMVLPLPNIPFFWTLFRAYSHWRALQGSERLHLLVSDCSGEGKTLLEKKNGMSTRKDGDSQYAPWNFQPSQKLDGFLERRGLDEGLDCDTISRICQTYDLDKVDVLKYRDLEWPSSASRTT; encoded by the exons ATGCAGGCCCGCGTCGTCGTCTTCCCCATCAGGGGCCGCGCCTGGTGCTTCGCCCGCCCGCGCCCCGTCCTACccgccacctccgcctccgcctccgccgcggGCAGCGGCgccctcccgccgccgcccaccCTCAAGGACCTCTGGCTCGGGGTCTCCGCCGGCGGCCGCACGGCGCCCGAGAACGCCGAGGCcgtggccgacttcgtcgccgacaag ATGAACAGGGCATGGATTGGTTTCGGCAGCGCGCCAGAGGGATCAGTAAAGAGGCGGATCCACAG CTTCGGGTTAAAGCTGCTTTCGCGGGTGCGGCCATCAGAGACTCTGTTGAAGTCACTGACCAAGGATGTCTCCATGCTTGAAATTGTCCACCCTGCAAG TATAAATCCTCGTCTCGTGCGCCGACGCCTGCGGCACATTGCTGTTAG GGGTGCAGCTATTCACAAAAAATATCTGTATGGCAGCATTTGCATGCTTCCTGTAACGAGCGTTTTCATG GTACTCCCTTTGCCAAACATACCATTTTTTTGGACGCTGTTTCGAGCTTATTCTCACTGGCGAGCTCTCCAG GGAAGCGAGAGGCTCCACTTGCTAGTTTCAGACTGCTCAGGTGAAGGGAAAACCCTTCTCGAGAAGAAAAATGGAATGAGTACAAGAAAGGATGGCGACTCACAGTATGCTCCTTGG AACTTTCAGCCATCACAGAAGCTCGATGGGTTCCTTGAGAGGAGAGGCTTGGATGAGGGTCTGGATTGCGACACTATTTCAAGGATATGCCAGACGTACGACTTGGACAAGGTTGATGTCCTGAAGTACAGGGATCTGGAGTGGCCTAGCTCAGCTTCTCGCACTACCTAG